TTTTAGTATTTTCGGAAAGCTTGAGGAGTCTCATCTGGTTTGTGATGACAGAACGGTTTTTTCCCGTTTTCTTCGCTATCTCCTCGTGAGTAAGCCCGAAGCGCTCCGCGAGTTTCTCATAAGCCTCTGCCTCTTCAATGGGATTTAAGTCCTCTCTTTGTATGTTTTCTATTAACGTGAGTTCCGCTACGTCCTGATCAGTCGAGGTCCTTATTATCACGGGCAGTTTCTCTAGTTTTGCTATTTTTGCCGCTCTCCACCTGTGCTCTCCGGCAACTATTTCGAAACCGCCGTCTATCTTCCTGACGATAAGCGGCTGTATGACTCCGTTTTCCTTTATTGACTCCGCAAGTTCCTCAAGAGCGCTTTGTTCAAATTGTTTTCTCGGCTGCGAAGCGTTTGGCTTCAGCAGGTCCGTGCTTACCATCTGATACCCTCCCGATTCCGTTTCCAGATTCTTGGGTATAAGCGAATCAAGTCCTCTTCCCAGACTCCGTCTTTTCACTTCAGTTAACCTCCGCTCTGCTTATTATCTCGTTTGCGAGTTTCATATAGTTTTGTGCTCCGCTCGACTTTATTTCGTAAAGCAGAAGCGGTTTTCCATAGCTTGGCGCTTCGGCTAGCTTCACGTTTCTGCTTATCACGGTGTCAAAGGTTTTCTCGCCGAAATGGTTTCTTACCTCTTCGGCCACCGAGTGACATATGTTGTTTCGGGAGTCGAACATAGTCAGAAGAGTTGAGAGGCTTCCGGGTGGGTACGGTATCATTATGGATGACGTTCTGGCCGGGGTGTACGCTAATCTCTGCCTTCAGTTGCTTGTCTGGCTCTATTGATGACACCGTTTCCCCCGTCTTTTGCCGGATTCAGGAATAAAGTAGAAACGGATTCTGCACAGTTACCGTGCCGTACATGCGACCATGCTGGAAATCTTCTGAGAACAGTTCCCTTATGCCGTGAACTTCGGCGTAGGACCATATGTGAGCATCAAACCACGACAGGCCGTATACCACTGCCCCGCGCAGAGCCGTTCGC
The window above is part of the Candidatus Dadabacteria bacterium genome. Proteins encoded here:
- a CDS encoding ParB/RepB/Spo0J family partition protein gives rise to the protein MKRRSLGRGLDSLIPKNLETESGGYQMVSTDLLKPNASQPRKQFEQSALEELAESIKENGVIQPLIVRKIDGGFEIVAGEHRWRAAKIAKLEKLPVIIRTSTDQDVAELTLIENIQREDLNPIEEAEAYEKLAERFGLTHEEIAKKTGKNRSVITNQMRLLKLSENTKKALVSGTITVGHARALLAASSPGQMDSLLGKVLKKDLTVRRTEALVKKKNATAGYVCRATHSSLQAVPL